A window of Planktothrix sp. FACHB-1365 contains these coding sequences:
- a CDS encoding M48 family metallopeptidase gives MNPVEKESLERQYGADRMRRMERSKQVQKVIMILSMLAFFGSTIFGLGKVFKGVFEPEPQTTQPTEEQSATALLQKQEKGYETVLKREPNNPTALEGLVKVRLEQNNIQGAIEPLNNLIKLYPDRQDYQQLLTQLKQGNQK, from the coding sequence ATGAATCCCGTTGAGAAGGAATCCTTAGAAAGGCAATATGGGGCAGATCGTATGCGCCGAATGGAACGCTCTAAGCAGGTACAAAAAGTCATTATGATCTTATCAATGCTTGCTTTTTTTGGTTCTACCATATTTGGATTAGGAAAAGTGTTTAAAGGGGTATTTGAACCTGAACCCCAAACGACTCAACCCACAGAAGAACAATCTGCAACCGCTTTATTACAGAAGCAAGAAAAAGGTTATGAAACGGTATTAAAACGGGAACCCAATAACCCAACAGCTTTGGAAGGTTTAGTAAAGGTTAGACTAGAACAAAATAACATTCAAGGAGCAATTGAACCCTTAAATAATTTAATAAAATTATATCCTGATCGACAAGATTATCAACAGTTATTAACTCAATTAAAACAGGGAAATCAAAAATAA